The segment TAGACTCTTCATAGGATCTCTGTGGCTCTTGAAATAGcaggggctgggtgtgatggctcacacctgtaatcccaacactttgggaggccaaggcgggagaattgcttgaggctagaagttcaagacaagccctGAAAAcatagacccccatctctacagaaaatttaaaaattggctgtgTGTGATGGCaactgcctgtagtcctagctactcaggaggctgaagtgggaggatcacttgagcctgggaggtggaggctacagtgagctgtggttgtgccattctgcactccagccaggatgacagcaagaccctgtctcaaaaaaaaaagagaaagaaacagaagcaggGATGTACTTGAAGGgatatgtgtgtgttcatgtgggTACATTGGATGCTTGGTGCTGGTCGGTAATTTTGAATGCTTCACATGCATTATGCCATTAATTCTCATACACCTGACAGATGCAGGTCCCTAAGGCCGATTAGCTCATTGTGAGTGAAGAGTCTAGAACCAGACTCCCTGAGTGCAAGTCTAACCTCTTCTTTGgctcttcatttgtaaaatggggataataacagtatctACCTCACAGACTATTAAATAATCTAATCTCTTCAAAGACCGTAAACCATGCCTAGCATAGATAATAAGTATGAGCTCTTTATTATTACTACCTGCTCCTACTActcttgctatttatttttattttattttatttttttgagatggagtcttgctctgtcgcctaggctggagtgcagtggtgcaatcttgcctcactgcaagctccgcctcccgggttcacgccattctcctgcctcagcctcccgagtaactgggactacaggcacccgccaccacgcccgggtaattttttgtatttttagtagagatggggtttcaccatgttagccaggatggtctcgatctcctgacctcgtgatccgcccgcctcagcctcccaaagtgctgggattacaggcgtgagccactgcgcctggcctcttatttatttatgtgttgagacagagtcttgttctgtcacccaggctggagtgtaatggtgcagtcatagctcactgcagcttctaactcctgggctcaagtaatgctcctgcctcagcctcttgagtatctgggaccacaggtgtgtgccaccatgcccagctaattttttgtctgtttagtagagacagggttttgataTGTTGGACAGGCAGGTctccaagtgatctgcctgccttggcctcccaaagtgctgggattacaggtctgagccaccacgcctggtggatttattatttttaatttggcaAGTCTGTAAGCCCTTTTTTGTCCCTTTTTTTCCAAGGGGCCAGAGGCAGAGGCCTTTGTCATTTTCTCTGTGTCCAGGGAAGTGTGCAGGATGTAAGCCACAGATTAGGACTGGGAGGAAGAGTGTGTGGTTGTTGTGACAACGGTCCAAAGGAAAGAAGCTTCCGAATTTACTtgagattataaaaataaatttaaaccagGTATCTCTGTGTAATCAAAAGGTTTCTGTAAAACAAAGatggagtgtatgtgtgtgtgtatacttgtaATTTGAAAAGACATTCAGAATAGTAACTTTTGGGACAGTACAGACTACAAAAATTACAACATGATAGAACCTTCTTAACTACTaagaatatagaaaggaaaataaggccaggtgtggtggctcacacctgtaatcacagcactttgggaggctgaggcgggtggatcacgaggccaggagtttgagaccagcctggccaacatgccaaaatcctgtctctactaaaaatacaaaatttagctgggtatggtgttgtacatctgtgatctcagctacttgggaggctgaggcagaaaaatcacttgaacacgggaggtagaggttgcagtgaactgagattgcgctactgcactccagcctgggtgacagagcaagattctgtctccaaaaaaaaggctgggctcagtggctcacacctgtaatcccagccctttgggaggccgaggcaggcagatcacaaggtcacgagatcgagaccatcctggctaacaaggtgaaattccatctctactgaaaatagaaaaaattagcggggtgtggtggcatgtgcctgtagtcccagctactgaggaggctgaggcaggagaattgcttgaacttgggaggcagaggttgcagtgtgccgagatcctgccactgcactccagcctgggcaacagagcaagacttcatctccaaaaaaaaaaaaaaaaaaaaaaatgtaggggccgggcatggtggctcatgcttgtaatcccagcactttgggaggccaaggtgcgtggatcacccgaggtcaggagttcaagatcagcctggccaacatggtgaaaccccttccctactaaaaataaaaaaaaaaaattacctgggcgtggtagtgggcgcctgtaatcccagctactcgggaggctgaggcaggagaatcacttgaacccgggaggcagaggttgcagtgagctaagatcactctgttgcactccagcctgggcaacaagagcaaaacttgtctcataaaaaaggaaaatacttcaTTACAGAGGAGAGTGGTTTATTAAGAAGGTTGACAGGCGCTGGCTTAGAGtaagatttttctcttaattttctttctctcttaaggTATCCAAGCCCTCCAATGGGATCTGTCTCAGCACCCAACCTGCCTACAGCAGAAGATAACCTGGAATATGTACGGACTCTGTATGATTTTCCTGGGAATGATGCCGAAGACCTGCCCTTTAAAAAGGGTGAGATCCTAGTGATAATAGAGAAGCCTGAAGAACAGTGGTGGAGTGCCCGGAACAAGGATGGCCGGGTTGGGATGATTCCTGTCCCTTATGTCGAAAAGCTTGTGAGATCCTCACCACACGGAAAGCATGGAAATAGGAATTCCAACAGTTATGGGATCCCAGAACCTGCTCATGCATATGCTCAACCTCAGACCACAACTCCTCTACCTGCAGTTTCCGGTTCTCCTGGGGCAGCAATCACCCCTTTGCCATCCACACAGAATGGACCTGTCTTTGCGAAAGCAATCCAGAAAAGAGTACCCTGTGCTTATGACAAGACTGCCTTGGCATTAGAGGTAAAATCTGTTCAGATTAGCTTTTTGGGTCCTTTGacatttggttttaatttttagttttagtttagtTTCTGCTCATTTAAGCTTATATTCATGGAATTAGAGCACTGGATGATTTTGGAAGATACGCACTGttagcatttcatttttaaatttttttatagagacgaggtctctgtaattttaaaagagtttgcccaggctgatctcgaggtcctggcctcaagcaatcctcctaccgtgacctcccaaagtactgggattacagatgtgagccaccatgcctggcccattattAGTGTTTCACAGCTTGTTTTGTTCTGTCCTATTCCTTGTTTGCCCCAAATTCTCAGCCTccttgctcttttttgtttccaaagCCTAACAGATTTAGTTTTGCAGTCGTTGGTTTTTCTTCCAGTAAGGAAAGATAATAATTAAGGAAGACCCATGACCTAGAggcaaaatcagcatacagaTACATAGCTACTTGTATGGTTCTGTATTTCTAACATTGGAATCAGTTGAGAAATACGAAAATGTCTTAGAATTTCTCTTGAGCTTGGTagaggaatgattttttttttttttgagacggagtctcgctctgtcgcccaggctggagtgcagtggtacaatctccgctcactgcaagctccgcctcctgggttcacgcctcccaagtagctggaactacaggcacccaccaccatgcctggctaatttttttgtattttcagtagagacgaggtttcactgtattagccaggatggtctcgatctcctgaccgcgtgatctgcctgccttggcctcccaaattgctgggattacaggtgtgaggcactgcacctgacccaggaatgattttttttgagatggcgtcttgctttgtcacccaggctccagcacagtggcatgatcttggctcattgcagcctctgcctcctgggttcaaatgattatcctgcctcagcctcctgagtagctgggattacaggtg is part of the Symphalangus syndactylus isolate Jambi chromosome 18, NHGRI_mSymSyn1-v2.1_pri, whole genome shotgun sequence genome and harbors:
- the CRKL gene encoding crk-like protein isoform X1 gives rise to the protein MSSARFDSSDRSAWYMGPVSRQEAQTRLQGQRHGMFLVRDSSTCPGDYVLSVSENSRVSHYIINSLPNRRFKIGDQEFDHLPALLEFYKIHYLDTTTLIEPAPRYPSPPMGSVSAPNLPTAEDNLEYVRTLYDFPGNDAEDLPFKKGEILVIIEKPEEQWWSARNKDGRVGMIPVPYVEKLVRSSPHGKHGNRNSNSYGIPEPAHAYAQPQTTTPLPAVSGSPGAAITPLPSTQNGPVFAKAIQKRVPCAYDKTALALEVGDIVKVTRMNINGQWEGEVNGRKGLFPFTHVKIFDPQNPDENE